A stretch of the Rosa rugosa chromosome 5, drRosRugo1.1, whole genome shotgun sequence genome encodes the following:
- the LOC133712085 gene encoding uncharacterized protein LOC133712085: protein MCNKGIACLSESDNPIDQQQQQAVYLMESPSTTPHFGSNSSPVLNEDNPPRVKFLCSFSGSILPRPQDGRLRYVGGETRIVSVPRDIRYEELMSKMRELYEGAAVLKYQQPDEDLDALVSVVNDDDVTNMMEEYDKLGSGDGFTRLRIFLFSYPDQDGGSSHYDGDERDHERRYVDALNNLNDGSEFRKQHLESPVITSVDDLHGVEQFFSPMSLEGGLHSQRNEISMSHYNLHRLKIPHIGSGQHHQPISQRYNDMEAPWSPAYYSPRHHGHLDPRPMAEFPTSPTSARYRMPFADVPDKCSDRMPEEYARPPLNHQPGYEHQPQYSDNAVWLPSGAISGEKSGFPGNIFHGNNVLEGNSVSEHCRVCFQRNQPQFEQPNMVNGFHQVANTCADCRPKLHHGYTTEQNNDSSPLYNENQNQWVPHRLNSRAEEARSHVSGTGKLNDHYIVDGPGMNLPLVHNNMVDVHHVSTNFVHQRAGSEMGNDVFHDRPVAGPPHVHIPPVEDRGVPYGNLPYAYGGDNVYPVSHGHAPGHGVWRNVHSTLHPVPPYDASNSAPQINGSVNPGYLRHEGSPRFCIAADNQNLWVESSQKVLGFDGRSVSDYSYGQALNLNPNTLPHENHRQFPPELIQPTPDIVSSATPLDGVTRVMLDTESLPREGREVMDGEKVENSDMQVINKKELGDISEVVPLELVNSNCPKLAEESGDKDHSTPEISKLSANNLSFVPELIASVKKVAIYGVEEVKAKVEESTDSQKSNPIANEAATNSLEPVNTPGDGEVDSDSENLNNSKIEPTKAEAEAISKGLQTIKNDDLEEIRELGSGTYGAVFHGKWKGSDVAIKRIKASCFAGRPSERERLIADFWKEALILSSLHHPNVVSFYGIVRDGPDGSLATVTEFMVNGSLKQFLQKKDRTIDRRKRLIIAMDAAFGMEYLHGKNIVHFDLKCENLLVNMRDPQRPVCKIGDLGLSKVKQQTLVSGGVRGTLPWMAPELLSGKSHMVTEKIDVYSFGIVMWELLTGDEPYTDMHCASIIGGIVNNTLRPQIPTWCDPEWKSLMESCWGSEPAQRPSFSEISQKLRNMAAAMNVK, encoded by the exons ATGTGTAATAAAGGAATTGCATGCTTGAGTGAGTCGGATAACCCAATTGATCAGCAGCAGCAACAGGCTGTCTACTTGATGGAGAGCCCTTCCACTACCCCTCACTTTGGCTCTAATTCCAGCCCTGTTTTGAATGAGGACAATCCCCCTCGTGTTAAATTTCTGTGTAGTTTCTCCGGTAGCATATTGCCTCGGCCGCAGGATGGGAGGCTCCGATATGTCGGTGGGGAGACACGGATTGTTAGTGTTCCGCGAGACATTAGGTATGAGGAGTTGATGAGCAAGATGAGGGAGCTTTATGAAGGGGCGGCGGTGCTTAAGTACCAGCAACCGGATGAGGACCTTGACGCCCTTGTCTCGGTTGTGAATGACGATGATGTGACCAACATGATGGAAGAGTATGATAAGTTGGGGTCGGGTGATGGTTTCACCAGGCTCAggatttttttgttttcgtaTCCCGACCAAGATGGTGGTTCCTCACACTATGACGGGGATGAAAGGGATCATGAGAGGAGGTATGTTGATGCTCTCAATAACTTAAATGATGGTTCCGAATTTAGGAAGCAGCATTTAGAGTCCCCTGTTATCACTTCAGTTGATGATCTCCATGGAGTTGAACAGTTCTTTAGTCCAATGAGTCTCGAGGGTGGCCTCCATAGCCAGAGAAACGAGATATCCATGTCTCATTATAACCTGCATCGCCTCAAAATACCTCATATAGGTTCAGGGCAACACCATCAGCCCATTAGCCAAAGGTATAACGACATGGAAGCTCCGTGGAGTCCTGCATACTATTCTCCTAGGCATCATGGGCACCTTGATCCAAGACCAATGGCAGAGTTTCCAACTTCTCCTACCTCTGCACGGTACCGTATGCCATTTGCAGATGTACCTGATAAATGTTCAGATAGAATGCCTGAAGAATATGCACGGCCGCCATTGAATCATCAGCCTGGATATGAACACCAACCACAGTATTCTGATAATGCTGTATGGCTTCCAAGTGGAGCTATATCTGGTGAGAAGTCAGGCTTTCCAGGTAACatttttcatggaaacaatgTTCTCGAAGGAAACAGTGTCTCTGAACACTGTCGGGTATGTTTCCAAAGAAACCAACCACAATTCGAGCAACCCAACATGGTCAATGGATTTCATCAGGTTGCTAATACATGTGCTGATTGCCGTCCAAAGTTGCACCATGGTTACACAACTGAGCAGAATAACGATTCTTCACCTCTATATAATGAGAATCAAAATCAATGGGTTCCACACCGTTTGAATAGCCGGGCTGAGGAAGCAAGATCACATGTCTCTGGAACTGGAAAATTGAACGATCACTACATTGTAGATGGTCCTGGCATGAATTTGCCTCTTGTTCATAATAATATGGTGGATGTCCATCACGTCTCTACCAATTTTGTGCATCAACGAGCTGGGTCTGAGATGGGAAATGACGTGTTTCATGACCGACCTGTGGCTGGCCCACCCCACGTACACATTCCTCCTGTAGAAGACCGTGGCGTTCCATATGGAAATCTTCCTTATGCTTACGGAGGAGATAATGTTTACCCAGTGTCTCATGGACATGCACCGGGACATGGAGTATGGAGAAATGTTCATAGCACATTGCATCCTGTGCCCCCTTACGATGCATCCAATTCAGCTCCCCAAATTAATGGTTCTGTCAATCCAGGATATCTCAGACACGAGGGTAGTCCAAGATTTTGCATTGCAGCAGACAATCAGAATCTTTGGGTTGAATCATCGCAGAAGGTGTTAGGTTTTGACGGAAGATCTGTTTCAGACTATTCTTATGGCCAAGCTTTGAACTTGAACCCTAACACACTTCCTCATGAAAATCATCGTCAATTTCCTCCAGAACTCATTCAACCCACACCTGATATAGTAAGTTCTGCTACCCCTTTGGACGGCGTCACTAGAGTTATGTTGGATACAGAGAGTTTACCTAGAGAAGGAAGGGAGGTGATGGATGGAGAGAAGGTTGAGAACTCTGATATGCAGgttataaataaaaaagaattgggTGATATAAGTGAAGTGGTGCCTCTCGAGTTAGTAAATTCAAATTGTCCCAAACTCGCAGAAGAAAGTGGTGACAAGGATCATTCTACtcctgaaatttcaaagctttcAGCTAACAATTTGAGTTTTGTGCCTGAGTTGATTGCTTCGGTAAAAAAGGTGGCCATATATGGGGTAGAGGAGGTAAAAGCAAAAGTTGAGGAAAGTACTGATTCTCAGAAGAGTAATCCGATTGCCAATGAAGCTGCAACAAACAGTTTGGAACCAGTG AACACTCCTGGAGATGGCGAAGTGGATTCTGATAGTGAGAATCTGAATAATTCCAAAATTGAGCCAACAAAGGCCGAGGCAGAAGCTATTTCCAAGGGATTGCAG ACAATAAAGAATGATGATCTTGAGGAGATCCGAGAATTAGGTTCTGGAACATATGGGGCTGTTTTTCATGGAAAGTGGAAGGGTTCAGATGTAGCAATAAAGAGAATAAAAGCCAGCTGTTTTGCTGGCCGACCTTCTGAAAGAGAGCGTTTG ATTGCTGATTTCTGGAAGGAGGCTTTGATACTTAGTTCATTGCATCATCCAAATGTTGTTTCTTTCTATGGTATTGTGCGTGATGGTCCTGATGGCTCTTTAGCAACTGTTACTGAATTCATGGTTAATGGATCTCTGAAACAGTTTTTGCAGAAAAAAGACAG AACAATTGATCGTCGTAAACGATTGATTATAGCTATGGATGCTGCATTCGGGATGGAGTATCTGCATGGAAAAAATATAGTACATTTTGATTTGAAGTGTGAAAATCTGTTGGTAAATATGAGAGATCCACAGCGTCCTGTATGCAAG ATTGGTGATTTGGGATTGTCAAAAGTGAAACAACAGACATTAGTGTCTGGAGGTGTTCGTGGAACTTTGCCCTGGATGGCACCTGAGCTTCTTAGTGGGAAAAGTCATATGGTGACAGAGAAG ATTGATGTTTACTCATTTGGGATTGTTATGTGGGAACTGCTTACTGGCGATGAACCCTATACAGATATGCATTGTGCTTCTATAATTG GAGGAATTGTGAACAACACTTTACGTCCTCAAATTCCAACATGGTGTGATCCTGAATGGAAGTCTTTGATGGAAAGTTGTTGGGGCTCTGAGCCTGCTCAGAGGCCATCATTTTCTGAGATCTCTCAGAAGCTGAGGAATATGGCTGCTGCAATGAATGTGAAATAG